AGACAGGTGAGGAACAGCAACAAAAAGAGAAATGGGGTGCCAATTTCATTACCACTTATAGTAGCAATCACAAAGATGTGAGAAATATACTCTCTAAACACTGGCATATCCTCAAAAAAGACCCATTCATAGGTAAATCTTTACCAACACGTCCACCTCTGACGTTTAGAAGAGCAAGAACCCTAAAAAATCTATTGGCACCCAGTAATCTGCGTGAACAACACAATAAAAGAGCGGTATCAACTGTCAGCTCTTTTTTGCCATCGAGATTAGTAGGTAGTTCAAAATGTAGACAACCCAAATGTTTGTGTTGCCTCTCCATACGCAATTCCACCTCATTCCGAAATAACAACACTGGAGAAATTTTCAATATTAAACAACAATTGGATTGTGGGTCCAAAAACGTGATCTACATACTTGAATGTCAGTGTGGATTACAGTATGTGGGACGCACCACACAAACATTGCGCAATAGGCTGAACAAGCACCGCTCAAATATTAAAAAGAAATTCATGCAGCATAGCGTGTCAAGACATGCTACTGATAAACATCAGGGTCTTTTTTCAAGTATTTCTGTTTTGCCCATAGAACAGATTCATACAGACAGCCGGAATATTATGCAAACAATCAAAAGACGCGAAATGTTCTGGATCTACAGACTGAACAGTTTGAATCCTCAGGGTTTAAATGAGGCTTTCGAAATCAATTTGTAATTTCCAGATACACTGTAGTATGGCTACCAATAACAAACACATGTACGCCATTAAAGTAGGGTAAAAAAGATCTTCGCAATACTGTTCACTGCTTATACCAGACCCAGATAATTGTTAATTTTTATACCAGAGAGATTTTTTTGGTTTTCAACCCCCGCCCCATATGATCAGATGGTTTCATTATTAGGTTTCATTATTAGGCCTCACCAGTGGATTTGGTGACAATCACACTGCCTggcatccgggggggggggggggggtgtttgtgTATTTGTGCGCCTGTGCAATCCCATGCATATGCGCACGTGTCCATGAGTCCACTCCCAGTGAACAGACGGTGCGGTGGTGATTGTTCAACAAGACCCTTATTATCATCCATCACCTTATTATTCTTTCTGGAAGTGCTTTGACGCCTGCACTACCAGAAGGAACTTTTTATGTGATTTTCACGTGGTATTTTATATTCATATTCATGTATTAACTAGCGGGATATATATGCATTTTATTGTCTTATCATtatttgatttcattttttttaattgtatgtATTCAATTGTATGAGTTTATCCTTTTATAAGCAGTTTATAGATGCTGCtcgtttctatatatatatatatttaggagCCTTACCATATTCATGACCTAATTTGGTTTTCCCAGCTTTGGCTGTATGGCCCTTACTTCCTGCTCTTGCCTCCGTAACAGTGGACTGCTTCTATACAACAGAAGCATCCCTGTTACCTAGCAGCGGCCCTCACGTGACCCGGCCCCGATCATCTGATGCTGGCCCGGAACACGAGACATGATCTTAGACAGCAGACTGATCCCGTACCACCAGAGCATCTCTGTCACTTGGCAATGGACTTCACGTGATCCGGCCCCGCTCATGTGATGCGGGTCCGGAACTCGTAGTAGAATCACATCATTAATATGCGCTACACCGGGCGCTCCAGTTGCGCTTCCTGATGCGCTGTTAATTGCTCTTTATTTAAGTGCCGGCCCTTTTTGTCACGTGATTATGAAATTTGCTTTAAACAAACAGTGAGcattatcaaattagattttctaCGGTGAAAGAAAAACAAGTTTATAGACACTATCAGTTGTCTATGAGGACTGTGTTAAAATACATAATACACTTGCTACGAATCTATGTAGGGAACACCTCCTTtgacctgtgacccccccccccttgtaggTGGTGCCTGCAGGTATAAATATGTGTGTCTTTTTGTTACTAAAACTTGTGCAGCttctttgtacctgatgaaggggagtgattccccgaaacgcgttgtatcgctgcaataaaagattttaCATCTGATCCTGGCACCTGTTTGACGGATTTTTGCGCCGAGGGACTTCTCTGCTTTCCTTAAATCTAGTGTCTTGAGATGCTCCCTTTGGTGTGTGTTACACTCCGTCCTCTCAGACAATGAACTGGGCATAACTTACAAGATACAAGCACACATTTAGGATTTAGGTGCAGATTCTGTGTCTAAATCCGAATCAAATCCACTGACATATATCCCGCATAATAATACGTAACACTCGGAGTTTGGGGACATGACGCTCtccttatgggcagcactgtcacATAAAAAAATGACTATTATTATAAATTGTATCATAATTGTAGGTGGGGGAGGTTTTTCTGTAGACAGTTATAATATATGGGGTTTTTATGCAGGATATCAACAGTAGAAATGTGGCATGTGGAGTCATCGGTGGTTAATAGTAGGTCCAGGCATTGCTTTTGCACTTAGGCTCAGGATGCCTAAATTTTCCCAGTCCTACCTAGAACCAAACCTATAATGAGCTATTTACAAGGACTATCTATGGAGAAGAAAAGCTGGTGAGACATTTGCACTGGGTGCTGGGCCACCGCACATTGGTCAGGGTATTTAGATACAGGCCTACAGCAGAGAACTTTATGGTTTCCCCAGGTGAAGGAAAGCCTAGCTATGTCTATGACCAggcagccagtatactcagcctACTACAGCCAAACTGAACCCTTCACCCACCAGACCCAAGCAGTCAGAGGCATCCATACATAGTGCTCTGCCATCCATCAAGACTTTTATAAAATCAATACAAGAATTTGAAAATCCACAAATTGCTGGGACTGTTCCTCCATCTAAACAGGCCTAATCTTCATTTCTGCATGCTCGTACGAGTATTTGAGCCCTCTGCCAGTATTCCAGTTGATGCCATCTGCATAGGATGTGTGCTCTCCTAGGTGGTAGAGCCCATTAAGGTTTGCCCCGTGACAACTGCCATACCACCAGCCACCTTTAAATATTAAGGAACAACTGCCCTCATTAGTGTCGTTGTCTTCATCTTTAGTACTAAACTTCATGTTGTTTAGTCCTCCCATAGAATCACCTGAAAAATTACAGAGACATATCAAATATCAGAACATTTTAAGATTTACCGGCCTTCATCCTCACATCTATTGACTTTATTCTATGGAAAACTTCACTATATACAATTAGAGACATACATAGTAGAATGAGGACCCGGTAGCAAAGCTCAAAAGGCAAGACTAATTATCGTTTTGTCAACAAGGACTGAAACGTTACGACCATACGAGGTTGGCCATGCTGTACTTGGGATGTGACTTTGCATTCATACGAGTGGCAGCTGCGTCCTATTAAGTAATTACATCTGCATTGTTTCTTCTGTCTTCATTAGTAATGTCTGTGCAGTAATCCGAATTGTGTGGCCATTACCAATGAAGACCGAGGAAACAATCCAGATGTATGGAAATTAGTTAATGGGAAAACAGCTGCAGCTTAAACGGTCAATCGATACGTGGCCATGCTCGTACCCAATGACTTTTCCTTTACTCACCACACCACTCCCTTTTTATGACccttaaccctttgaggaccgaccaagggacgtatttgtgcatgtttttaattgcctgtatcatctgattaaccacttaaggaccacaggtttataccccctagtgaccaggcccttttttttacaaatcggcacttcacaactttaacggtttattgctcggtcatgcaacttggcacccaaatgaattttacctccttttcttctcacaaatacagctttcttttggtggtatttgattgctgctgacatttttagtttttctgatattaatcaaaatagaccgaaattttctaaaaaaaagtgtatttttaactttctctggttaaattgttcaaatataattacatttctatacaagtttgtgtcagaatttattgtgctacatgtctgtgataaaaaaaaatccaataagtgtatatttattggtttgcgcaaaaattatagcgtttacaaactatggtacaaaaattttaatttccgcatttttaagcagctctgactttctgagcacctgtcatgtttcttgaggttctacaatggcaggatagtataaatacccccccaaatgacccctttttagaaagaagacaccccaaagtattcgcggagggtcatggtgagtttatgtatgattttttttttttttcacaagttagcggaaaatgacactttctgaggaaaaaaataaataaataaagtttccatttctgctaacttctggcaaaaaataaataaaatctcccacggactcactatgccgctcagtgaataccttgcagtgtctactttccgaaatggggtcattcgtggggtgtgtttactgttctggcattttgggcggggttaaattgtgagcaaccctgtaaagcctaaaggtactcgttggactttcggcccctttacgcacctaggctgcaaaaaagtgtcacacatgtggtattgccgtactcagaagaagtagggcaatgtgttttggggtgtatttatacatatacccatgctgggtgagagaaatatctctgttaattgacaattttgtataaaaaaaaattaaaagttgtcatttacagagatatttctcacacacagtatgggtatatgtaaaaatacaccccaaaaacattgccctacttcttctgagtacggcgataccacatgtgtgacacttttttgcagcctaggtgcacaaaggggcccaaattccaatgagtacctttaggatttcacagggcatttttacggggcctcatggggccgcaaaagatgcagacagcactccgtgtgctgtccgcatccatggctccgttccgtggccccgcaaaaaaaatataacatgtcctattcttgtccgcgctttgcggacaagaataggcatttatattgctggcgcccgttccattccgcaaattgcggaaggcaacacgggcgccttccgttttttgcggatccgcggtttgcggaccgcaaaaaacggcatggtcgtgtgcatgaggccttatattgagcataaaggtaatgagatttttttttttcgtttagcctctgggctgaaagaaaaaatgaacggcacagatttcttcattcgcatcgatcaatgtggatgaaaaaatctctgccaaaaaatgtgcaaaaaaaaaaaatgaggggaaaggacataggagtgcttgcaaagtaaagctgtgatcgctaataaagatccaaaaagctcaaaagtgatctttatagcgccgctgcgattttacggtgtttttgcggtggggcggactgaacgcaagtgtgcgcacaagatcaggcctgatcgggcgaacactgcgttttttgtagagcctaaggtgaccctaatgtactgatatagatctgattgcgatcagtcttgatcacttacagatactatatagtactagtgctgattagcgacagcgatgacgctaatcagtgactgcggtgcggtgggctgggcgctaactacctaacaagtagctaactaactggcggtgataagggacccttaggccccattcacacgtccgcaattctgttccgcattttgcggaacggaattgcggacccattcatttctatggggaaagACTTTGTTCCgcagatctgcacttccgggtccacacttccgttccgcaaaaatatagaacatgtccttttcttgtccgcaattgcggacaagaaaaggcattttctatatagttctggcaatgtgcagatccgcacattgccggtgttcgtgtttgtggatccgcggatccgtggatccgcaaaacagatacggacgtctgaatggagccttacaggggggtgatcaatgacaggggggtgatcacggagtctatatggggtgatcaggggttaataaggggttaataagtgacagggggggggggtgtagtgtagtggtgcttggtgctaattacagagctgcctgtgtcctttcgtggtcgatccaagcaaaaaggaccaccagaggacaaggtagcaggtatatcagacgctgttaacaaaacagcgtctaatatacctttctgattttgagatttttttaacatctacagcctgccagcgaattatcagcgctggcaggctgtagtttaactTCTCAGCTGTGCGtcgctgtgaacgcgcgctcctgtgagcgggcgttcacaggaaatcttgggtctcacgagatgacaccaataggcgtcgctgagacctgagagtgccgccgcactgacgcctatcggcggtagtgtgacggcaagcggttaagaacttaaaatacttttttttttttgtcaaaatattagttcttatcaacaaatggatctagctttatttattgttcaaatacattcttaaagggaaaaatatataattatttttaaatTGATGACGGTAATCTTATGGTCCTCAAAGGGTTTTAAGCCAGTTCCTCACTCCCTTATTTGTTCAGTCAAGCAGTAACAAAGGAAATGGATAGAACCAGGGCTGGACCTCCTCCATTCCCTATAGCAGCCACAATTAATGTTTAattcacttaaagggcttctctgCTTTGGATAATTCTAGCTTGTTAGAAAGTTCCTTTGacagtaaaaaaaatcacatagcATAGCAGACAACTTGACAAAATTGCATCTCACCTGCAGTTCCTTCCTGATAGGCTCCAATTAATAATTTATATTTCTCAGATTCATCCAATACTTTGAAGCTTGAATACTTGGCGAACACCATTTTACCTTCAAAATCTTGTAGATCAACACGTAATTCCCATGTTCCTGGGGATAGATAAAAACAGAATATTTTAGAAGCTGGAAACTAACATAGCTACAACAACATGGCAATGGGCTTGAAGAGCCTTTCCAAAACTCAACTCATTCCATCAACAAAAAAGGGACCATATAACATCAGAGTAAATATTTATATGCAAACCTCACTGCAGCAAAGATCTGGCATCTTCAGGGAGAGAGatccctacaatcaagccagtgcCTGTGTGAACTGACCTGACAAGTACATATCATGTCTGGGAGTGGGAAGGTGGAGATGGAGAAAATTGTTGATCTAACAAGCATTAGGCCAACagctatcttatgtgtatggcccaTTTTAGTCCTACATAGCCATTATGTGTGGCCTAGAAGAGATGGTAGGGGGATCTCAAGAACTTTGGGTAGATGCAGAAACCAAAACTGTAACCTAATCTAGTTCCCATAGTTTCATAAATCAGGGAATATGATGAGCAGTGCCCTCAAATAATGGAGCTCTAGGTCAGCTAGTCCATAACAGGCTAGCAACAGCCAGTTATAGACCCTTCAGCCTTGGATACACAGTAATGGGTCGAGTAACgaggagaaaaaaaatctatgagaTGATCTACGGGTTTCTCATTACCTGTTGAAGTTATTTGCTGAATATTGTCATTCCCCAGCCAAAATTCACTTAGCCGACTTCCAAAGCCTTTCTTATAAGCATTCCAAGTGCGGAAGAAGTCTACTGACCCATCCCAACGTCTCTGTATTACCTAAAGGGAAGAAAAGACCAGATTATCGAGACATACCTACTCGTTGTGGCTAAACTAAAGAAATGAATAGTCCTGGTTTGAACAATATAGTCTACAACAATGCTACCTGTCACGTATGAGGTAAAGGAGtaaacaccacaccgacaaccaggtaggaagggaaaagccactaggcctcaaaactagggaagggaaagggtcaccacctaaagaaccctactcctttccctgactcctaactgtatgaccaCCCCCTagaggtagagatgcccatacacaggaacctggaagCCCTGGAGATCCTGAGGATCCCTAAAGATATTGGCAGGgctgagacaacccgttccttttcagatgaaggaacaagcgtctccctgagacctagcaacaacaaccaaggggaaaagacaaaatacaaacaagcgagacacttagcttctgttgtagaaaaatgagcaggaacacagggaGAATCACACTCCAGCTTTTTCCAAAATCAAATGAAGcagtctaccgcatagtcagaagaatggggtcagactataaagggtagaagtgatgaccactgagcaacagctgggaCAAggaaagtggtcattaaccctatcaacactgaatcaaaagaaatcaaggaggctgttagattcctccacgctcaaccagtctccctgatctcctgacatcagtcacctgagggaacaTAACACTACCACTATCCTAGAAACTACATGAATCAtatagcaaaaacattttctCTGCTCAAAGGCAAATATGGAGATGCAGCCGCTCTAAGCTATGATTAAATTTCATAGAAGAGGATATGGTTGTGATGGATCCACATTTTCCTAATAAATTATCTCCTTGTGACTTCCCGTTCACGTATTGTATATACTTACAATCCATCCTCCATCATCTATGTCCATATCACACAGGACTTTCAGGGGACGGCTGCCATCTGGGTATATGGTGTACCAGTCACTGAGGACTGCCCCCTGATGTTGTATTTCTTTGCAGTTCCTGGCAGCTAGGAGACatatagaaaaattattttagtaaacTTTGAGTTAATAGAAGGATAGGGTTCTCCATTTAGGGTTGTCACCTATCAGGAGGAGCAGAAAGCAGCGATAAAGAGCATCTTTCACTCCAGAGGGCCCTGTATGTCTTAGCACACAGACATACCATTGACTTCAAAGGAAATTGTGTAATACTTAATctcccctgtggtggtgctgtaggAGAACTGAACACTTGCTGTCAGGTTCCCTCACGGATTACAACTGATCACATTGGGTTCGACCATCAGAAGACCTTGGCATCAACTTATTGTCAGGGGATCCTTGGTGGAGTAGAAGTTCAGCTCTCAGTAGGGGTCCATTTATGCGGGCAGATAATCAGCCATAACAAATGTAGATTGTCTATGTAGTAAGCTGCGCATTTTCTTCAATTTACATGGTGTAGTTATAATTTATATGTGAGGATGATCGTGGATTCGTCCCCCTATAGTTTGCATAACTGTCAGCAGCACTTCTCCTTCTTAACTGAGGGGATGTGCTGCCGACTAACGATAATGTGATCAACAAGAAACGAGCGTTGTCTCGTTTGTTGATGATTGATGGACATGCTTACACAGGACCATGGTCGGGAACAATCACTTGGACGATCATTGTCCCAGGTAATGGGGTCTAGACACATAACATACCATAGACTGGCTCAGTCGTCCCTCTATCTCCTTTCTCTCctgtaagaaaaatatatatagaaatgtaAGCGAGTGTAATAAGAGCAGTTGTCCTTCCATATCCTCCCACAGCGCTCAGATATTTGGCAGAGCATAAAATGTGCCCGTTGTTTGAAAGATCTGAAAATACACGATGGAAAGATTTTGACGTCCTGGTGTTTTAAGACCTTTATCCTCTTGATGCCATGTCCAGGAAATAACAACAATTGCAGCAGCCATGTTAGCAACTATGGGGGTCATAATTGTGTCACACAGTCACCCAGGCTTCTTAGAAATCTTACTCCCCTACTCTTTCCatcagacctcatgcacacaaaaaaaacatgtgcacTGAGCCTGTGCGAAGCCACTCACTATATCAGAACATCACCTGCACCACCAGGCTTATTATCGATGGGTTCACCGGCGGATCTTCTGATACCCTGGTGGGGCCAGCTCAACCTTGTCAATGTGAACAATATGTTATTAATCCATAAGCCATATGAATTTCTGACTGTGCAATGGCTGCCCTGGAGGAAGCTTGGACTTGGACTTTTTTCTGCCTGACATTTGGAACCCTGACGTGTCTTCTCGTGTTTGGACCTTGGCTTGGAATCGTACCTCCCTTTGGTTTCTGATTTGCCATTGTTTTTGCTCTCCCGGGTTTtaccttgaatgggactgagctcttACTAGGCTATGTCTATGTGACCAATGCACGTgacatcacgtggcctaggaagaggctgcagcacacaCCTCACTTTCTCCAAGCAGCtgattatgggggtactgtgaggCAGACCCCCAACTATAAGATAtctatgacctgtcctgaggatatgtcatcagtattaaacagttggacaacccctttaaaagtggaaGGCTCCAGAAAGATGGCCTTCACATTATTGCAttattgttatattatattttattatacattAAAGTTCTTTACTAACCTTTTTCACCAGGAGGTCCAACCTTTCCTGGTCCCCCCATGGATCCCatttgccctggaaaaaaataccaaTAGACTTATATACAGTGTCATACATAGAGAacgggggccccatagcaaaggtAAACATTAGGCCCCTTTCTACTTGACACCACCACATCCCTGTGCAAGATCTCACCGTCCATCACAATGGGGTCAAGATCAACCTGCAGCCCCATAGCAGCCGCATGGACTACCCCTATGGTATGTGTGCCCATTTACTTAAAATTCATAGATTTATGAATGTAGAGAGACACTTTATAAGatgaaacatatggcgatattctatAGTTCCATAAACATCAATAGTTATTCGCCTTGTACCAACCTTTTTCTCCTGGGGCCCCAACATCTCCTTTTTGACCCGGAAGTCCAGgatgaccagggcagcctcgaagAATCGATAATTTGTCTCTGTCCCCAATCCCTAAAACTTTCACTTCTgtcaataaaaaatacatacatataaagGATAACTAAAATATTACAAGCATGTAATAGACAGAATAATGGAAATGAAATGAAAACCAAAGGAACAAATACAAGATACACTCATACACAGTATGGTGAGTTCATTTACTGATATTGTGCTGGTTCCTGACTTTCCTTCATATTAATATATAACATGTGTggttaaggctgtgttcacacaatgaaaatcactgaaaatggtgcactacaatggtagaTGCAATCGACAATATATggttaaaccctcacactgatattaaaatgagactttcaccattatattcttatatcaagaacccgCGCACCCCGTCATGGTCTCTCAATGTGGcacaggacctaacgctaacctacctatgccatatgGACTATTTATTATAGGTGCATAAAGTCCGACACACAGCCAgcagctcccagttacctccagtgtgaaatcacacatacaatgggagaagGGAGGAGGCTCTGAGTCCCACCTATAACTGGGTCATGTGATGCAGGCTGCacaggtgcacctgaatgttacccatAAATCTAAATTAAGGCACATTGAAACCTGAGGTTGCCACACCTCCATGCATACATATACAAACAAAGTCATAGAATAGAGTGGTCAAAAGGCAAAAGATGCTCAAAACCCCTAATGCTCTAGCGCATTTTTtcccgggggagcaaatcctgcccaTGTAGTCTGTTGCTAACAGCAATACCGagcaaaaatgcatataatggaggatgccggtagcggaccacatgtaccacaaaaacatcctacacaggtcttaaaagcagaaaatgctcaaaaccccatatgctgtAGTGCATTACTaaccaggggagcaaatcctgcacatgtgatccgctgtgattgtatgcatttttgctggggatttctgttagcaatggatcacatgGGCAGGATTTGCTCCCTTGGGTAAAAATACGCTACAGCATTTGGGGTTTTAAGCATCTTTTGCCTTTTGAATACTTTATTCTGTGATTTTGTGTCCACACAATGCAATCGTtttgcttttctttttcttttcttatgaCTGTGATATCATAAATCTGTGCTACTGTTGTGATAATTTTTACAAAATCATGGAAAAAACCCACAATGCAATCATAacctgtgaacacagcctaaagaGTAATGATCAGTTGCTCATGAAGTACTCACCCGGACATGACTGATCACTGCTACAGAGCCCGGACACCATTCCAAACAGGAGTAGTACTGGCACACACATGACGGCCTCGAGAAGTTTACACCAGTCTTAAAGACTCCACATGGACTTTCTAACTAAATTTGTTGTCAAGACCCTTCCCTTTTATATATGTAATGTGCCGCCCCTCCACCCCACTGCTGTACTTTCCCAACCATGTCCTTATGAAATATTTGCcaacaggcttaaaggggttgtcctgcccctaatattgatgacctatcctgaggatctgcGTGAAGcaggtctggcaggctgttccggctgggaacagcctgctggatctgctTCATGCAGATGTGAAACAAGCCTAAAGCAGTCAATAAAAATATAAGAATTTGGAGGGCGTGTCTAACCCAgtagccattaacaatgaagaccaactaaacagtgccatcttcattagttaaatgtgAGGCAGCTGTGGGATAATTGGCCTCATGGTTCTTAACCACATCACAGCCATAACCTGACCGGCTCACAACCGtgccgtgtggtcgtacccttcaGCCAAACAAAGACCTAGGATGGACACTTTTACCGTAGATCAGGGGTGGCCAACTTTACAGACACAAAAAacgtatgactgccaggagccaaaagctatacatttacacaaacatgcgtgcacacgacagtattactgcaattgagtt
The Bufo bufo chromosome 8, aBufBuf1.1, whole genome shotgun sequence genome window above contains:
- the LOC121009275 gene encoding ficolin-1-like produces the protein MVSGLCSSDQSCPEVKVLGIGDRDKLSILRGCPGHPGLPGQKGDVGAPGEKGQMGSMGGPGKVGPPGEKGEKGDRGTTEPVYAARNCKEIQHQGAVLSDWYTIYPDGSRPLKVLCDMDIDDGGWIVIQRRWDGSVDFFRTWNAYKKGFGSRLSEFWLGNDNIQQITSTGTWELRVDLQDFEGKMVFAKYSSFKVLDESEKYKLLIGAYQEGTAGDSMGGLNNMKFSTKDEDNDTNEGSCSLIFKGGWWYGSCHGANLNGLYHLGEHTSYADGINWNTGRGLKYSYEHAEMKIRPV